Genomic window (Gemmatimonas sp.):
CCACGTTCACATTCACCGAAGTGATCGGCACCTGATTGACGACCGGTGCCGCGACGGGAGACTCGGCAATGCTGTCGGTGAGCGCGAGTGGCTGATCGGGCGGCAGGTTGAGCAGCTGACGCAACCGCACGTAGGCGAGATCGCGGTTGGTGCGCGACTGCAACCAGCCGGGCCGCTGATTGTCACGCGTGACGCGCGCACGAATGAGTTCGAACTCCGAGGCCGAGCCCACGTTACGCGTGAGCTGCACCTGTCGCAGCGTGCGTTCCGACTGCACGAGCGACGATTCCGAGATCGCAACCAGGCGATCGGTGAGTAGCGCATCGTAGTAGGCCTGCGTGACATCGAGCTGCACCTGCGCTTGCGCGCTGGTGATCCCGATCTCGGCCGACTCGCGGGTGGCCTTTGCCGCGCGGATGTTCGCGGTGGCGCGGCCGCCAGTGAACAACGGCTGTGACGCCGAGAGTCCGACGTTGAAGTTGTACTGCGAGGCGAAGATGCGCGTGATCGGGTTGTCGGCGGCCGACGTGGTATCGCCGCCACCGGAACCGCCATTGGAGCCGCTGTTTGATCGGCTGGAGATCGCAGCGAACTGGTTCTGCAGCTGCTTCTGCCAGTTCATCGTGGTGGCGAGCTGTGGCAGCAGCGCCGAGCGCGCCTGTCCAAGCTGCCCTTGCGCGCGCAGTGAACCGGCGCGGGCGATGGCGATCTGTTCGCTCTCACCGGTGGCCAGCGTCAGCGCCTCGGCCAGCGACAGCGGGCGCGGTGTGCCACCGACCGCGGGCTGAGCCGCAGCGCCACGTGGCGTCAGCGCCATCGTCAGCGTAGCGGACGCGGCCATGATCCTGACCGCGGGGAGTCTGAGTATGCGGCGCCATGCGCGCGCACCAAGGGAATGCATCATTTGGGGACAGTGGTGGAAGTCGAGTCGCGTTCGACCGTACGTGCTGCACGGTGTGCTGGTTCCTGCAAGGCACCGACCCCGCGCAGAAAAATGCGCACATAGGCGCGCAGCGTTTCCGGCACCGGCTGGGTGAACATCGTGGGCATGATGTCGCGGTTCATGCCGTCGGCGAACACCGCGCCCATCAGCATGGTGGCGGCGGCCCGCACCTCGGCCGGCGTGACTTCGCCGGACTCGGTAATCCATCCATGTCGACGCAGCTTCACCACGTAGTCGTGCAGGTGGGCCATGGCCGCACTTGGACCGTGCGTGGCGCAATCAGCCACATCGGGCCGGTTCTCGGCGTCGCTCATCATCTGGCGCACGATGGGGCGCATGCTCACCAGGGCGCTGTGATGGGCGGAGACCCAGTCAAGCAGCTCTTGCTCAGGGTCGACCGGTTCCTGCGGAAAGGTGGCTTCCTGCTTGATGCGCGAGCACTCCTGCATCATCAGGTCGAGCAGGGCGTCTTTGGAGCCGAACTGCCGGAAGAGCGTGACTTCGTTCACGCCGGCTTCTTCGGCAATCCGGCGGGTGGTCGCTCCGCGCCAGCCGTGCTGGGCGTACACCCGGGCGGCGGCGTGAATGATGCGCTGTCGGTGGTCGTCAATCATGGAGCAACGGTAATGCAAGTACTCACTAACGCGCAAGCGGGTACTTGCTTGCATTTCGTCCCTTCCAGTTGGGACAAAAACCGGGTGGTCACTTTTGTAGGTGGTCGTTGGGGCTGTTGAACCGATCACACGGAGGAAAAGAGAGTAGGAGACCACTCGGGGCCGGTCCGGCGCGCACCCTCCTTTTCTCCTTGTCTCCTTTTCTCTGTGTGATCTGGCACTGCCGTGCGTCAGGACTCTTGTGAAGGTGCAGCTATGTGGTAACGTTTTTCAGTATGACCCCATGTTTGTCCATCAGACCCGCGTGACCGGATTCCGAGAACTGGCCCGCGCCGCCGCGGAGGCCGTAGCCGCGCGCCCGGATGTGCCGCTCGCGCTGGCGACGCTGGTGCAGGTCGACGGCAGTTCGTACCGTCAGCCCGGTGCCCGCCTGTTGGTGGATGCCGATGGGCGCGTACTGGCCGGCGCGATCAGTGGCGGCTGTCTCGAAGGCGACGTGGCCGCGAGAGCGGCTGAGGTGTGTGCGACCGGCCGCGGTGTTCGATTGATGTATGATCTGCGGGCCGATCTCGAGGCCATTTGGGGATTCGGCGCGGCGTGCGATGGCATCGCGCATCTGCTGCTGGAGCCGTTGCTCGATCCATCCTGGTTGGCTGATGTCGAGGCGATCCGCTCGCGTCGCGGCAGTGGCGCCGTGCTCACGGTGCTCGATGGCCACGGTGGCGGCAGCAGCTGTGCGGTGCTCGACGGCGACGCCGCGACGGGCACGTGGCGCCCCATCGGAAATCAGGTCCACTGGATCTCGGGGTCCGAGTTGATGGAGTGCACGCGGGCGGCGCAGCGCACCGGCCACCCGTTGTTGCACGACGTGCGGGACGATGCTGCGGTGCTGTTCATCGAGCCGTTGGTGGCACGGATTGCGCTGCATGTGATCGGTGCGGGTCGCGGCGCGGAGGCGTTCGTGCAGATCGCGCAAGCGCTGGATTGGGACGTGAGCGTCATCGATCATCGTCCTTCGGTTCTGGCCAATCTCGATCTACCGGCGGGCGTGACCACCCATGTGGCGCGTATCGACGACCCGTTCAACGACTCGGAGTCGTTGAACGGGGGCGCGTCTTTCAACGACTCCGAGTCGTTGAACGGAGTGGTGGCGTCGCTGCCGCAGGACGGGCGCACCGCTGTTGCGTTGCTGTCGCATATTTTCGACGTAGACAGTGCCTGGCTCGCCGCCCTGTTGCCGCTCCCGGTCGCCTACATCGGCGTGCTGGGCTCACGAAAGCGCGCCGGGCAGTTGCTGGACGCGGTGGACGCGGCGTTGCTGGAGCGTGGTACCGCCCTCACTGATCGCATGCGCCACCGGCTGCACGCCCCGATCGGCCTCGACCTCGGCGGCGAGAGCCCGGCATCGATCGCGCTGTCGGCCATCGCCGAGATCGAGGCGGTGATCCATGGTCGCCCCGCCGGTTTCTTGCGGGAGCGTCAGAGTCCGATTCATGCCCGCACGCCGACCCCCCGGGTGTTCGATCACGAGAGTCCGATCGTGCCCACCGAGTGCGATGTGGGGCTCGACGATCACCGCGATCGCGAGTGACCCGATGACCGTCGCCGGTGTGCTGCTGGCGGCAGGAGGCTCCCGTCGCCTCGGATCCCCGAAGCAGTTGCTCAAGGTGAACGGCGTGACGCTCGTGGAGCGTGCGGCCCGCCACCTGGTGGAGGCGGGCTGTGCACCGGTGCTCGTCATCATCGGCGCAGACGCCGCCGATGTACGCGATGCTGTTTCGATGCTGGCGGTACAGTGCGTCGAAAATGCGGACTGGGAGCGGGGCATGGGCACGTCGATCGCACGTGCCGTGACCCAGCTGAACGATGTACGTTTTACCGGAATTCGGGCGGCGCTGATCGCCACCTGCGACATGCCGACGGTCACTGCCGATCATCTCCGGTCGCTGATCGAGACCTCGAACCACGGCGCCGAGCGCGTCGCGTCGGCGTATGCCGGCCCTGATGGGGGTGCGGTCGTGGGCATCCCCGCGGTGCTGCCGCGCGCGGATTGGCCGACGCTCGCGGAACTCGACGGCGACCAGGGCGCTCGCGGATTACTTCGTGACAGTCGGACCCTTACGGTTTCTCTTCGGCACGGTAATTTCGATCTCGACACCCCGGACGACGTCGCCGCCTGGCGCGCCACCGACGGTGCCTCCCCGTAGGCTTATCTCCCACCGCTAGCACCACCGCCCATGTCTCTCGTTCAATCCGCCCTGGCCGATCTCGATCACGAGATGGCGCAGACCCGCAAGATGCTGGAGCGCGTTCCCGAGGCACACCTCGACTTCACGCCGCATCCGAAGTCGTGGCCGTTGCAGAAGCTCGCCAATCACCTCACCGATTTCGGCCTGTGGGGAGCCGTGACGATCACCACGTCGGAGCTCGACTTCGCACAGCCGATGCCGCGTGTGGAAGCGCCGACCACCGCTGCCGGCTTTGTGGCGCAGTTTGACGCTCGCCTCGCCGACTTCAAGGCGGCGTTGTCCACCGTGACTGACGAGCAGCTTGGCGAGACGTGGACACTGCGCATGGGCGCGCATGTCATCATGGCCGAGCCGAAGCTGTCCGTGCTCCGCACGACGGTGATCAGCCACATGATCCACCATCGCGCGCAGCTCACGATCTACTATCGCCTGCTCGGCGTGCCCGTTCCTGGGTTGTACGGTCCGTCGGCCGACGAGCAGTAGCACGCGGTTCACACGACGATGGTGGTGGCCCGGATTCCCCGAGTGCTTACCGGGCCACCGCCAGCGCCGTGATGATGCGCACGAGCGCGTCGACATCACGCAGGTCGAGTACTTCGCCAGGCGTGTGCGAATACCGTCCGGGCCACGACAGCCCGACATTCGGCGCCCCATAGGGCGCAATCGCCGAGCCATCCGTCGCACCATGTGTGGTGCCCTGCTGCACGGGAATGCCCTGCGCACGCGCCGCCGAGAGAACGCGCTGACGCTCGGCCGGCGGTGAGATCGCGCCGTCGTCGAGACCGCGCAGCACGAAGCCCTGCCCCAGCGGCGCGTAGGCAAACGCCTTGCCCTCGAGCGGCGTATCCGAGCTCACGAACGTGTCTACACTGTAGATCCGCTGCAGTGAACGGCCATGATTCGCGCCAAACGCGCCGGCGCCATTCAGTCCGCCCTCTTCACGCACCGACCACACGAACAACACCTTGTGCGTGAGGGTGTTCGGATCGATGCGCTGCACCGCATGCAATAGCGCCGTGCTGCCCGTGCGGTCGTCGCTGCCACGTCCGGTGAGACGCGTACCGCCCAGGCGTGACGCACGCTTGTAGCCGGTCACCGCGTTCCCCACGCGCACGCCCTGTGCGACGAGCGTAGCGGAGTCGACGCCAAACCAGGCGGTGCTCACGGCGGGCGCTTTCACCCGTGCGGAGTCGCGCGGTACGAACACCCCGCGCAACGACGGTTGGGCATCGCTATTGCCCACGCGATCGAAATGCAGCGCTGCCGGCTGCCCTTCCCACGCACTCGGTACCACGCCGCCGCGACGCGCCAACCGCACCATGCCGTCGCGCGAGATGCTCTCCACTTCGAAGCTCACTTCGTCCATGTGCGCGATGAACGCGATCGAGTCACGATCGGGGCCGGCCGACACGATGAGATTGCCCGCGCTGTCCACCACCGCGCGCGACTTCGCCCAGGCCGGCAGCAGCGCCGTGATCGCCTCGCGCACGCGCCACTCGTGTCCGGGCACGCCAGGCAGGTCGGCGATCGTCATGAACGTCTTTTCGATTGCACCATAAGCATCGCGGCGCGGCAGGCGCGCATTCTCGGTGGCTTTTGCGGTATCGAGGGCTGGAGCCAACAGCGCAGGGGCATTCGCGAAGCCGCCAGCGCGCGCCGCCTCCTGCAGCAACGCGCGCACATCGGCCGCCGCCACCGATTCCACCAGCGTCCCTGCGAAACGCACCGCTGGCGTGAGGACGCGAACACTGTCGAGTCCTGTGGACGCGATCACGCGTGACACGGCACGCTTGGTCTGCCCAAGACGCGCCACCGGAAGCATGACCGCACTGCCTGCCGCCTTACCTTCATCGAGCAACGTCAGGGCATCGAGCGTGCCCACGCGCGCGAGGACGGCCGCGAGTCCGACCCAGCCGAAGCTGCGCTGCGATGACAGCACGTAGATCGTTTCACCCGGCTGCGATGACGCGGCGGCCGCTGCTCCAGCACTGGCCACGGCGGCGCAACTGGCACGGGCGCCGGCGGCCGGCCCAGAGGCATAGCCGGCGTACGTCCACACCGGTCGCGACGCGACAACCGGATCGAGCAACGCAATGCCAAGGGCTTCAGCCTGCGCCTTCGAGCTCGCGCCCACGTCGACCCAGAGCTGATCGACGCCGACGACCGTCGTGTCGCCACGATGCTGACGCGCGAAGTGCCCGTTGGCGATCGCCACCACGCCCGTGACGTCGCCGCGGGCCGAGAGAATGCGCAGCTGGTGCGCCTCGTGGAACTGATCCCACAGCGGATGCGCCGCGACGCCGGTGCGATGCAGTCGGATGTATCCCTGCTCGGTGATGCCGCTGACCACGAAGGCCGGCACGTCCATCGCGCACGCGATCATGCGACGCGGTGATCCGCTGCCCACCCGTTTCATGAGATTGCCCATGTTGTCGCGCGTCCAGCCGGGGAGCACGCCGCGCAACGCGTCGAGCGCGTGGGCCTCGCCACTAGGCGGCGCCGCCAGCGCGACCCATCGGGCCACCGCTTCGACGGTCGCGACATCGGCGGGTGTGACCGCGGTAGCGGGCGACTGCGCGACAAGTGGAGTGGTCACGGCGCACCAAGCGGCCGTGAGGAGCGCCACATGAAGCGAACGACGCGCCGAACGAGGCGCAGAACGAGGCACGAGATGGGGCACAGCAGGACTCGGCGTAAGCGGTGAAGCGCCTAATGGGCGGGTACCGCCGCTCGGTGGCAAGGGCAGCGCATGAAAAAGCCGGGTCGCTGTCGCAGCGCCCCGGCTTGATCACCTACAGTGTGATGAACTCGCGCGTTCCGGACTTCAGTTGACCGGCGGTACCGGGGCCGTGTCGGGCACGTCCCCACCGCGACGCATGCGCGGCATCGGACCTTGTGGGCCCTGTGGGCCGCCTTGCGGATGTCCCGGCATCATGCCCGGCCCCATGCCAGGCATCATGCCCGGGCCCATCTGACCGCGACCCTGCCGCATACCGCGCTGCCGCATGCCACCCTGGGGCAAGCCACCCTGACGCATTCCGCGCTGACGCTTGGCGCCGACGCGACTGCGCAGCTGCTGGCGCATGTTGTCGACCTTGGTCTTTTGCGTCGTAGTGAGCACCGCACGTACATCCTGCTGCGACTTGATACGGGCCAGCAGCTGATCATTGCGCAGGCGGCTGAGCTTGTCGAGCGCCGCTCGGGCACCCGTCAGATTGCCATCACCCTGCGTGGCATCGAGGAGATCGGCCTGCGCGCGCATCATGTCGGTGGCGTTCGACTTGGGCGCCGGAGCGGCCGCCAGGGCCTCGAGTCGTTTGACCTGATCATCGGTGAGCTCGAGCTGCGTGCGGGCGCGGAGCAACATCGCGGCCGGGTGTCCACCGCCAGGGCCACCACGTCCGTTGCGGGCACCGGGACCACCAACGCGACCAGCCGGTCCAGACTGTGCATTCGCGGGACCAGCCGCGCCGGGTGCTGGAGTAGCAGCCGCACGCGGCCGCGGCGGACGCTGTGCGGGAGGCGTCTGCGCATCGAGTAGCGACGGACCGAACGCGCTGAGCGTGAGGGCGAGCGCCAATGAACGGGAATGAGAGCTTCGCATGGGATCTATCTCCAGTGTGGGCCGCGTTCGCCGAGACTGGCGCCCGCTTCACCCCATTAGACGAGGCTGCGAAATGGATGTTAAGGCGCTGAAGCACCGCACCGCGTACCAAAAACAAAATCCAACGGGATGACCGACTATTGCGTCACGGGGTAGACGCTTTGTGCGCGAAGGTGCACTCTCGTGAGCCGCATGGTGTCCTACTTGTTGGCGTGACCGGCACGCCAGCCCCGCCCCCGCCCCCGCCCCGATCACTCCGTGGGAAACTGGCTCGAATCCGTCACCACCCTGCTCTTCAAGTATCCTCCGCGCGTTTTCGCACGGGGCGATCTGGTGTTGGCACCGGTCGTACCGGTCATGCTCGTGACCGCGGCGGCGGCGATCGTGTTGCTGATCATCATCGTAGCGTACGCGCGCGTGCGCTCGCTGCGTCCGACCGATCGCGCGATCCTGGCCACGCTGCGCGCGACGGCCGTGCTGTTGGTGATCGGCTGTCTGTTGCGGCCGGGTCTCGTGATCGCATCGGCGGTACCGCAGCGCAACGTGCTCGCCGTCCTCATGGATGATTCGCGCAGCATGCGCATTCGCGATGTGGGCGACAGCACGCGCACGGCGGCGCTGCAGCACACCTTCGCCGACACGGGCGCGTTGTCGAAGCAGCTGGCCGAGAAGTTCGCGATCCGTCGCTTTCGTTTTGCGGCGGATGCCTCGCCGATTGCCGGCGCCGCATCGCTCAAGTCGAACGGTACGCGCTCCGATCTCGCGCAAGCGCTGAACGATGTGCGTGAAGATTTGAACGGCATGCCGCTGGCCGGCGTCGTGATCGTGTCCGATGGCGCCGACAACGGCAGCGGCGCGCTCGACGATGCGCTGCTGGCGTTGCGCGCGCGGCGCGTGCCGGTGTTCACCGTGGGCGTGGGCACCGAGCGGTTCGAGCGCGATGTCGCGATCGAACGCGTCCAGGCGCCGCGTCGTACGCTGGCCGGCGCATCGAGTGTGGTCGAAGCCGATGTGCGCATTCGTGGCGCCGGACGAGATCCGGTGCCGATCATCGTCGAAGCCGACGGTCGCGTGGTCGCCACCGAAGCCGCGCGCGTGGGCGAGAAGGGTGACCTCACTACGGTGCGCTTCCGCATTCCGCCACTCGATCCGGGAGTGCACCGCATTGCGGTTCGCGCCAAAGCGCTGCCCACCGAGATCGTCACGGAGAACAACGAGTGGCAGACGAGCATCGAAGTGCGCGCCGGCCCCGATCGCATTTTGTATCTGGAAGGAGAACCACGCCCCGAGTTCGCCTTCCTGCGCCGCGCGGTGGCCAACGACAGCGCGGTGCAGGTCGTGGGGCTCATGCGCAGTGCCGAACGCAAGTTCCTGCGTCTCGGCGTGCGCGACAGTCTCGACTTGTTGGGCGGATTTCCCACCAGTCGCGAAGAGCTGTTCGGCTATCGCGCCATCATTCTAGGCAGCATCGAAGCATCGTTCTTCACCACCGAGCAACTGCGCATGCTGGCCGACTTCGTGAGCCTGCGCGGTGGTGGTCTCATGGTGTTGGGCGGACGCGCGTCGCTGTCGGAAGGCGGTTACGCGGGCACGCCGCTGGCCGACGTGTTGCCGATAACGATTTCTGCCGGCAGCGTCAATGTGGACGGTCCGGCCACGCCGGTCATGGTGCGCCCGACGCGCGCCGGGGAAGTGCACGCCGCGCTGCAGTTGCGCTCCACCCTCGTGTCGTCGCGCTCGCGTTGGGATTCGCTGCCCGCGCTCACGACGGTGAATCGGCTGGGTGCGTTGCGCGCGGGTGCCGCCATGTTGTTGGCCGGCACCGCCGAAGGTGGTCGCAGCGATGTGCCCATTTTGGCCTGGCAACGCTACGGTCGAGGCATGAGCGCCGTGTTCGGTGTGCAGGACAGCTGGCTCTGGAAGATGGACAGCAGCATTCCGGTGGAAGACGTCACGCATAAAACGCTGTGGCGTCAGCTGGTGCGCTGGATGGTGGAAGACGCCCCCGCCCCATTCGAGATCATGGCCTCGCCGTCGCGCGTGGCACCGGGTGAACCGGTGTCGTTGCGTGCCCGCGTGAGCACGCCGTTCTTCACCGATGTGAACGATGCCACGGTTACTGTCACCGTCACGTCACCCAACGGCAACGCGCAGAACGTGCCGCTGGAGTGGACGCTGCGCGAAGACGGCACCTATACCGCCCGCTTCACGCCCACCGACACCGGTCGCTATGTGCTCGATGCCGTCGCCACCCGCGGCCGCGATTCGGTGCAGACGGCGACGAGCTCCTTGCTGGTCGACGAGCGCGGCGCCGACGTGGCGCAGGCGGAATTGCGCGCGTCGCTGTTGCGCCGCATCGCCGAAGAGACCGGCGGTCGCTACTACCCGCTGGCTGATGCCGGCAAGCTGGCCGAAGACGCCGTCTTCACCGAAGCCGGCGTCACGGTGCGCGAAGCGAAGGACCTGTGGGACATGCCTGCGGTATTCCTCCTCGTGGCGCTGCTGCTCGGCGCGGAGTGGGGATACCGGAGATGGAGAGGATTGGCATGAAGAATGGCATGATGCATCGTGTTCACACGCTCATGGTTCGCGGGGCGCTCGCGCTGGCGGTGTCACTGGCGACCGCGCTGCCGCTGAGTGCACAGCGCACGCACGTGCTGCTGGTCATCGGGCTCTCAGGTGAACCGCAGTTCAAGCGCTCGTTCGAAGCGTCGGCGCAGGCGGCGCGCGATGCCGCGAAGAATCGCTGGGGCGTGAGTGATTCCAGTCTCATGGTGCTCACCGAAGACTCCGTGCGCACCGCGCTGTCGTCGGGGCGCTCCACGCGCGAGAACATCGCGCAGGCCTTCCTGCGCTTGTCGTCACGCGTGCAGCCTGGCGACGTGCTGTTCGTGATGCTCATGGGCCACGGCAGCGGTGAAGGCACGCAATCGAAGGTGAACCTGCCTGGTCCTGACGCCACGGCCGCTGAGTATGCGTCGTGGCTGGCCGGCTTCAGCAAACAACAGGTGGTGTTCGTGAATGCCGCCACCGGCAGCGGAGATTTCGTGCCGGTACTGAAGGCACCGAATCGCGTGGTCGTAACGGCCACCAAGACGTCGAACGAGCGCAACGAGTCGGTGTTTCTGCAGTACTTCGCCGGCGCGCTGGGACTCGATGCCGCCGATGCCGACAAGGACGGACGCCTGTCGGTGTTCGAGGTGTTCCGCTTCGCCCGCACCGAAGTGGGCAAGGTGTACACCAGCTCGAACCGCATGCAGACCGAGCATGCATTGGTGAGCGATTCGTTGTTGGCGTCACGTGTGGCCTTCGGCAAGACCGCGGCGTCGGCTGATCCACGCATTGCGGCGCTGATCGTCGAGCGCCAGGCGCTCGAGTCGGAAGTCGCGTCACTGCGCACGAAGAAGGGCTCGATGAGCGCCGAGGCGTACGACGCGGAACTGGAACGACTGTTGCTGGCGTTGGCCGAGAAGACCAAGGCGATCCGTGCGGCGGGAGGTGGCAAGTGAAGCGGTCGGTGTGGGTGCTGGCGGCCGTTTCCCTGCTCGCGCCGATGGTGGCGTGTGGGCAGGATCGCGCCGCCGCGCAGCCGTCGGCACGCGTGGCGCCGCTGCCACCGCGGGTGCCGGGCCCCGATCGCTGGGCTACCGAAATCGCGGCCGCCGAAGCCTCGGCACGTCGCGGCGATCGCCGTGATGCCACGCAGCGCGCGGGTCGCATTACCGCGGCGTACGAGCAAGGCGGCGCGCGCAACAGCGACGAATATCTCTCGGCCGGTCGCGCCTACGTGCTGCTCGGTGTCGGCAATGCGCAGGCGGTGCGTTCGGCCTTGGCGGCATTCGATCGCGCCACGGCGGCCGACTCCACCAACTTCGACGCGCAGTTGCGTGCGGGTGAGCTGTTCCTCGAGAAGTACAACGCGCCCGATGCGCGACTGTCGTTTGAGGGGATCCTGCGACGCTCGCCTACCGACGCCAAGGCGCTGCTGGCGATGGCGCGGGTGGAGGAGTTCGAGGGGAAGGGCAACTCGATGTCCACGGCGCGCCTGAGCATCGCAAGTGATCCGCGTTATGCCGAGGCGCTGGCCTTCGTGGCGAAGATGCATCGCGACGCGGAGGCGTACGATTCGGCGCGGGTGTACGCGCAGCGCGCCATCGATGCCGACTCGACGTCGAGCGCGGGGTGGTCTGTGCTGGGCTCGATGGCGTTCCTGAACGGCGACAGCGCCACGTTCCGGAAGGCCCTGGCGGCCGTAACCGCGTTGCAGCCGGCGCCGGCGCCGTTCTATACGGAGCTGGCCGAGGCATCGGTGCGCCAACGTCGGTACACCGACGCGGTAGCGCTGGCAAAACGCGCCACGGGCTACGACTCGCTGTACGTGCTGGCGTATGGCGTGTTGGGCACGAACCAGTTGCGGATAGGACAGATGGACGCCGGACGTGCTGCCCTGGAGAGGGCGTTCGCACTTGATCCGTTTAACCTGTGGCACAAGAACACGCTCGACCTGCTTGATAAGATGAAGACGTTCCGCACGATCGATCGCGGACGCTTTCGTGTCGTCGCGCCGCCGGAAGAAGCGGACCTACTGGCGTTGTACATCGTGCCGTTGCTTGAGCAGGCTTACGACTCACTCGCGGTGCGCTACGGATACAAGCCGCCCACACCGATCCGGCTCGAGTTCTATCGATATCACGCCGACTTCTCGGTGCGCACGGTGGGATTGGCCGGACTTGGCGCGCTGGGCGTGAGCTTCGGCAGCCTGTTGGCCATGGACACCCCGAACGGACGTGCGAAGGGTGAGTTCAACTGGGGCAGCACAGCGTGGCACGAACTCACGCACGCGTTCACCTTGGGCGCGTCGGATCATCGCGTACCACGCTGGCTGTCGGAAGGACTCTCGGTGCTGGAAGAGCGGCGCGTGGGCCGTGGCTGGGGCGCCGATGCCACGGTGTCGTACGTGATCGCCATGGCCAACGGCAAGTTGCGCCCGATCAGCCAGCTCAGTGACGGCTTCCTGCGTCCGCGCTTCCCCGAGGAGACCCAGTTCAGCTACTACGAGGCATCGTTGTTCTGCGAGATGGTGGAAGCCTCGCGCGGCGCGGCGGCGTTGCCGGCCATGCTGAAGGCTTATCGCGACGGCATGGATACGCCCGGCGTGTTTCAGAAAGTGCTGGGCAAGACGCCGCTGCAGGTTGACGCGGAGTTCGAGGCATACGCGCAGCGCAAGTTCGCGCTGACGATCGCGGCCGTGCGTGGGGCAACACCCAACGACAGCAGCGGTGGGAAGTTTGTGGCCACGATGCGCGAAGCGGTGTCGAAGATGGGGAGCGACCGCACTGCCGCACGGGCGCTGTTCGAGCAGGCGCGCGCCATGTTTCCGGAGTACGGCGGCGATGACGGTCCGTCGTGGTATCTGGCGGACATGGCCCGGGCGGCGAACGACACGGCGCGCGCGCTGACGCTCGTGGAGCAGGTCACCAGCCGCAACGAGACGG
Coding sequences:
- a CDS encoding TolC family protein, encoding MAASATLTMALTPRGAAAQPAVGGTPRPLSLAEALTLATGESEQIAIARAGSLRAQGQLGQARSALLPQLATTMNWQKQLQNQFAAISSRSNSGSNGGSGGGDTTSAADNPITRIFASQYNFNVGLSASQPLFTGGRATANIRAAKATRESAEIGITSAQAQVQLDVTQAYYDALLTDRLVAISESSLVQSERTLRQVQLTRNVGSASEFELIRARVTRDNQRPGWLQSRTNRDLAYVRLRQLLNLPPDQPLALTDSIAESPVAAPVVNQVPITSVNVNVADVLTLDPQVQAAVSRVLAGSDTGIGTRAPVKQAIKGVEVAQQQLKATKAQRLPSISATTNYQRLAYPVGVLPKSLGDFFPNWTVGIGLSYPFFTGGRVRGEVQAAEASVIEARQRLRLAQEGASLDARQAVAQLTESEASWQASVGTAEQAQRAYDIAEVRFREGISTQLELSETRNQLQQALANRAQAARNLQVARKRLELLPYLPLSQGSTSSTGPTR
- a CDS encoding helix-turn-helix domain-containing protein: MIDDHRQRIIHAAARVYAQHGWRGATTRRIAEEAGVNEVTLFRQFGSKDALLDLMMQECSRIKQEATFPQEPVDPEQELLDWVSAHHSALVSMRPIVRQMMSDAENRPDVADCATHGPSAAMAHLHDYVVKLRRHGWITESGEVTPAEVRAAATMLMGAVFADGMNRDIMPTMFTQPVPETLRAYVRIFLRGVGALQEPAHRAARTVERDSTSTTVPK
- a CDS encoding XdhC family protein; this translates as MFVHQTRVTGFRELARAAAEAVAARPDVPLALATLVQVDGSSYRQPGARLLVDADGRVLAGAISGGCLEGDVAARAAEVCATGRGVRLMYDLRADLEAIWGFGAACDGIAHLLLEPLLDPSWLADVEAIRSRRGSGAVLTVLDGHGGGSSCAVLDGDAATGTWRPIGNQVHWISGSELMECTRAAQRTGHPLLHDVRDDAAVLFIEPLVARIALHVIGAGRGAEAFVQIAQALDWDVSVIDHRPSVLANLDLPAGVTTHVARIDDPFNDSESLNGGASFNDSESLNGVVASLPQDGRTAVALLSHIFDVDSAWLAALLPLPVAYIGVLGSRKRAGQLLDAVDAALLERGTALTDRMRHRLHAPIGLDLGGESPASIALSAIAEIEAVIHGRPAGFLRERQSPIHARTPTPRVFDHESPIVPTECDVGLDDHRDRE
- a CDS encoding nucleotidyltransferase family protein, translated to MTVAGVLLAAGGSRRLGSPKQLLKVNGVTLVERAARHLVEAGCAPVLVIIGADAADVRDAVSMLAVQCVENADWERGMGTSIARAVTQLNDVRFTGIRAALIATCDMPTVTADHLRSLIETSNHGAERVASAYAGPDGGAVVGIPAVLPRADWPTLAELDGDQGARGLLRDSRTLTVSLRHGNFDLDTPDDVAAWRATDGASP
- a CDS encoding DinB family protein, yielding MSLVQSALADLDHEMAQTRKMLERVPEAHLDFTPHPKSWPLQKLANHLTDFGLWGAVTITTSELDFAQPMPRVEAPTTAAGFVAQFDARLADFKAALSTVTDEQLGETWTLRMGAHVIMAEPKLSVLRTTVISHMIHHRAQLTIYYRLLGVPVPGLYGPSADEQ
- a CDS encoding M20/M25/M40 family metallo-hydrolase, whose translation is MTTPLVAQSPATAVTPADVATVEAVARWVALAAPPSGEAHALDALRGVLPGWTRDNMGNLMKRVGSGSPRRMIACAMDVPAFVVSGITEQGYIRLHRTGVAAHPLWDQFHEAHQLRILSARGDVTGVVAIANGHFARQHRGDTTVVGVDQLWVDVGASSKAQAEALGIALLDPVVASRPVWTYAGYASGPAAGARASCAAVASAGAAAAASSQPGETIYVLSSQRSFGWVGLAAVLARVGTLDALTLLDEGKAAGSAVMLPVARLGQTKRAVSRVIASTGLDSVRVLTPAVRFAGTLVESVAAADVRALLQEAARAGGFANAPALLAPALDTAKATENARLPRRDAYGAIEKTFMTIADLPGVPGHEWRVREAITALLPAWAKSRAVVDSAGNLIVSAGPDRDSIAFIAHMDEVSFEVESISRDGMVRLARRGGVVPSAWEGQPAALHFDRVGNSDAQPSLRGVFVPRDSARVKAPAVSTAWFGVDSATLVAQGVRVGNAVTGYKRASRLGGTRLTGRGSDDRTGSTALLHAVQRIDPNTLTHKVLFVWSVREEGGLNGAGAFGANHGRSLQRIYSVDTFVSSDTPLEGKAFAYAPLGQGFVLRGLDDGAISPPAERQRVLSAARAQGIPVQQGTTHGATDGSAIAPYGAPNVGLSWPGRYSHTPGEVLDLRDVDALVRIITALAVAR
- a CDS encoding Spy/CpxP family protein refolding chaperone, whose product is MRSSHSRSLALALTLSAFGPSLLDAQTPPAQRPPRPRAAATPAPGAAGPANAQSGPAGRVGGPGARNGRGGPGGGHPAAMLLRARTQLELTDDQVKRLEALAAAPAPKSNATDMMRAQADLLDATQGDGNLTGARAALDKLSRLRNDQLLARIKSQQDVRAVLTTTQKTKVDNMRQQLRSRVGAKRQRGMRQGGLPQGGMRQRGMRQGRGQMGPGMMPGMGPGMMPGHPQGGPQGPQGPMPRMRRGGDVPDTAPVPPVN